A genome region from uncultured Roseibium sp. includes the following:
- a CDS encoding TetR/AcrR family transcriptional regulator → MSRPDGKTPHKPRKTPRQARSGATVDAILEAAARILERSGFDGYSTNAIARRAGVSIGSLYQYFPGKDAITAALIEREQEALWKDIARIEAAPGSSDPLRSLIMIAVTHQLRRPVLARILDVEEQRLPRDIVPSRLAEQLITTVNNCVEAVGYETHMEDMTTARDIIAIIRGMVDAAGQYGEHDMQALANRIYRAVAGYLSCKV, encoded by the coding sequence ATGTCTCGACCAGACGGAAAAACACCCCACAAGCCCCGGAAAACACCGCGTCAGGCGCGGTCAGGCGCGACGGTCGATGCCATTCTCGAAGCAGCCGCTCGCATTTTGGAGCGCTCCGGCTTCGATGGATATTCCACCAATGCCATCGCCAGGCGTGCCGGTGTGAGTATTGGCTCGCTCTATCAATATTTCCCGGGTAAGGACGCGATCACCGCCGCGCTGATCGAGCGCGAACAGGAGGCACTGTGGAAGGATATTGCGAGAATTGAAGCGGCGCCAGGCAGCTCTGATCCATTGCGGTCGCTTATCATGATCGCCGTAACGCATCAGTTACGCCGCCCCGTATTGGCCCGGATACTGGACGTTGAAGAACAACGGTTGCCGCGAGACATCGTTCCATCCCGCCTTGCAGAGCAACTCATAACCACCGTCAACAACTGCGTCGAAGCTGTCGGTTATGAAACTCATATGGAAGATATGACCACGGCCAGGGATATCATTGCGATAATCAGGGGGATGGTTGATGCGGCGGGGCAATATGGTGAGCATGACATGCAAGCGCTCGCAAACCGCATCTATCGCGCCGTCGCTGGCTATCTGAGTTGCAAGGTATAG
- a CDS encoding MarR family transcriptional regulator, producing MTEIIENDRQSAKEKFILYWGDMGSQWGVNRSVAQIHALLYLSTHPLNAEQISEELGIARSNVSNSLKELVNWRLIQRVPVAGDRREHFVAETDVWEMALLITKGRKQREIDPAIKAIDICVNEAESEPGINPVVRERMRNMQDFLQTADRWHEQMLAIPKSKLATLMKMGDKVLNLLKIGGKKTK from the coding sequence ATGACAGAAATTATCGAAAATGACAGGCAGTCGGCGAAAGAGAAGTTCATCCTTTACTGGGGGGACATGGGCAGCCAGTGGGGCGTGAACCGCTCGGTGGCGCAGATCCATGCGCTGCTGTATCTCAGCACGCATCCGTTGAACGCGGAGCAGATTTCCGAGGAACTGGGAATCGCGCGTTCCAACGTCTCCAACTCGCTGAAGGAGCTTGTCAACTGGCGGCTCATCCAGCGGGTCCCGGTCGCGGGCGACCGGCGCGAGCACTTCGTCGCGGAAACCGACGTCTGGGAAATGGCGCTGCTCATCACCAAGGGCCGGAAACAGCGCGAGATCGATCCCGCCATCAAGGCCATCGATATCTGCGTCAACGAAGCGGAAAGCGAACCCGGCATCAATCCGGTCGTCCGCGAACGGATGCGCAACATGCAGGACTTCCTGCAAACGGCCGACCGCTGGCACGAACAGATGCTGGCGATCCCGAAATCGAAACTCGCCACCTTGATGAAGATGGGGGACAAGGTCCTGAATCTTCTGAAGATCGGCGGCAAGAAAACCAAATAG
- a CDS encoding DUF4166 domain-containing protein, protein MQHDRSTPQCQVLADRRFRDLLGRTAWNTLPPAVRHRFGKRLTGGASTVYQGVVVTMRMNPAGYVLAQFARVFGGPLPYDLSSIDQPAVVSVTEDGARDGQFWSRQYGRAAGFPQVIHSSKRFAGPTGIEEYIGYGIGIALRVSADRYGLTFQSDHYFLQVAGQKLRLPAWLQPGALTITHRDLGDTRFLFSLTLKSRLLGELIRQDALFHDMEI, encoded by the coding sequence ATGCAACACGACCGCTCCACCCCGCAGTGTCAGGTCCTTGCCGACCGCCGCTTCCGCGACCTCTTGGGCCGAACCGCCTGGAACACGCTTCCGCCCGCCGTGCGTCACCGTTTCGGCAAGCGTCTGACAGGCGGGGCGAGCACCGTCTATCAGGGCGTCGTCGTGACCATGCGGATGAACCCTGCCGGATACGTGCTCGCCCAGTTTGCCCGGGTCTTCGGCGGACCGCTCCCTTATGATCTGTCGTCGATCGATCAGCCGGCCGTGGTGTCCGTTACCGAAGACGGCGCCCGAGACGGCCAGTTCTGGAGCCGCCAGTACGGACGGGCCGCAGGCTTTCCGCAGGTCATTCACAGCTCGAAACGCTTTGCCGGCCCGACCGGCATCGAAGAATACATCGGATACGGCATCGGCATCGCGCTGCGGGTCAGCGCGGACCGCTACGGCCTGACCTTCCAGAGCGACCACTACTTTCTGCAGGTCGCCGGGCAGAAGCTGCGGCTGCCCGCATGGCTCCAGCCCGGTGCGCTCACCATTACCCACCGCGATCTGGGCGATACCCGGTTTCTGTTTTCCCTCACCCTCAAGAGCCGCCTTCTGGGCGAACTTATCCGCCAGGACGCGCTCTTTCACGACATGGAGATATGA
- a CDS encoding TIGR01777 family oxidoreductase has translation MIMDNPLLWTLISIQIFMGAFDTLVHHEGSERLAWRPSQKTELRLHGVRNFFYAVIFVCFGWLEPHGAFTVTLAAILLAEVLITLWDFVEEDMTRKLPWTERINHTLLALNYGAILALAAPVLWQWSVLPTALVPVSYGWWSVLATVSAIGVGLFSARDLMAAARSDRLDRGDPADLVAALPPRQSILITGGTGFIGRRLVQALVAAGHFVTVLTRDPRNADGLAHPVRVITGLNQVHDADRFDAIVNLAGDPIANGLWTARKRARIIGSRVEMTEAVHALIRRLEHKPGCLINGSAIGWYGLRGDETLSEDAASAPAFVHEVCDTWEQAANSIAEEGVRVVVLRIGLVLGVDGGMLANLLTPFEFGGGGVLGTGRQWMSWIEHDDLIRVIARAIGDDSLRGTVNATAPEPVRNADFTRALARALYRPAVLRFPAWLLSRVLGDMGRETMLAGQRVIPSRLLAAGFMFRHPSLEPMLRSVTGAKVGIPLKAERKVTSVA, from the coding sequence ATGATCATGGACAATCCTCTTTTATGGACGCTGATCTCCATCCAGATTTTCATGGGCGCCTTCGACACGCTCGTGCATCACGAAGGCAGTGAGCGGCTCGCCTGGCGCCCCTCCCAGAAAACCGAACTGCGGCTGCACGGGGTGCGGAATTTCTTCTATGCGGTGATCTTCGTCTGCTTCGGCTGGCTTGAGCCGCACGGCGCCTTCACCGTGACGCTGGCAGCAATCCTCCTCGCCGAGGTGCTGATAACCCTGTGGGATTTCGTCGAGGAGGACATGACCCGCAAGCTGCCCTGGACGGAGCGGATCAATCACACGCTTCTGGCGCTGAACTACGGTGCGATCCTGGCCCTGGCCGCCCCGGTCCTGTGGCAGTGGTCGGTTCTGCCGACAGCGCTCGTTCCCGTCAGCTACGGCTGGTGGAGCGTGCTGGCCACCGTGTCGGCCATCGGCGTCGGCCTCTTCAGCGCCCGCGATCTTATGGCCGCGGCGCGCAGCGACCGTCTGGATCGCGGAGACCCGGCGGATCTGGTGGCAGCCCTGCCGCCGCGCCAGAGTATTCTGATCACCGGCGGCACCGGCTTCATCGGCCGGCGGCTGGTGCAGGCACTGGTCGCGGCCGGTCATTTCGTGACCGTCCTCACCCGCGATCCGCGCAACGCGGACGGGCTGGCCCATCCGGTCCGCGTGATCACCGGCCTTAATCAGGTGCATGACGCGGATCGTTTCGATGCCATCGTGAACCTTGCCGGCGACCCGATCGCAAACGGGTTATGGACCGCGAGGAAACGCGCGCGCATCATCGGGTCCCGTGTAGAAATGACGGAGGCGGTGCACGCGCTGATCAGGCGCCTGGAGCACAAGCCCGGATGCCTGATCAACGGCTCCGCCATCGGCTGGTACGGCCTGCGCGGCGATGAAACATTGAGCGAAGACGCCGCTTCAGCGCCCGCCTTCGTCCATGAGGTCTGCGACACTTGGGAGCAGGCGGCCAACAGCATCGCGGAAGAGGGCGTCCGCGTCGTCGTCCTCCGCATCGGCCTTGTTCTCGGCGTCGACGGCGGCATGCTCGCCAATCTCCTGACACCGTTCGAGTTCGGCGGAGGCGGGGTGCTCGGCACCGGGCGGCAGTGGATGTCGTGGATCGAGCATGATGACCTGATCCGGGTCATTGCCCGCGCCATCGGCGATGACAGTCTCCGCGGTACAGTCAACGCGACCGCGCCCGAACCGGTCCGCAATGCCGACTTCACCCGCGCGCTTGCCCGGGCCCTGTACCGTCCGGCGGTCCTGCGCTTTCCCGCATGGCTGCTTTCGCGCGTTCTGGGAGACATGGGCCGGGAAACGATGCTCGCCGGTCAGCGTGTCATCCCGTCAAGGCTTCTGGCTGCCGGCTTCATGTTTCGGCATCCGAGCCTGGAGCCGATGCTGCGGTCCGTTACCGGCGCGAAAGTCGGCATTCCCCTGAAGGCCGAACGGAAGGTCACATCGGTGGCCTGA
- a CDS encoding IclR family transcriptional regulator: MTENTKLAGAQSIDRAFDILHLIAAASPQGIRLKDICSGTGLAQSTVHRILAKLQERGLIERIPGGARYIIGGELTLLGLSSGVRRFRELAGPTLRGLSDQVGDAVFLTVRSGLDTVCADRKIGSFPIQVLSIEIGSRRPLGISANSVAMLSRMPEAEVTNILEQNADRLSPFKTPRAVLQERIATARQRGYVHIAQAIVKGTSAIGMPVCDVVGRPIAAISTIAILSRQNKSRVPDLVSLLQKAAQTISELSHQEAIKAGSSEKPSLKV; the protein is encoded by the coding sequence ATGACGGAAAACACCAAATTGGCGGGTGCGCAGAGCATCGACCGGGCTTTCGATATTCTGCATCTGATCGCAGCTGCCTCTCCGCAGGGGATTCGGCTGAAGGATATCTGCAGCGGAACCGGGCTTGCCCAGTCGACCGTGCACAGGATCCTGGCAAAGCTGCAGGAGCGCGGGCTCATCGAGCGGATTCCGGGCGGTGCACGCTATATTATCGGCGGTGAGCTGACCCTGCTCGGCCTCTCTTCCGGTGTGCGCCGTTTTCGGGAACTGGCGGGGCCGACTTTGCGGGGGCTGAGCGATCAGGTCGGCGACGCGGTCTTTCTGACGGTGCGAAGCGGTCTGGATACGGTCTGCGCGGACCGCAAGATCGGCAGCTTTCCGATCCAGGTTCTGTCGATCGAGATCGGGTCGCGCCGTCCTTTGGGGATCAGCGCCAACAGCGTTGCCATGCTGTCGCGGATGCCCGAAGCTGAAGTCACAAACATTCTTGAACAGAATGCGGACAGGCTGTCCCCCTTCAAAACGCCAAGGGCCGTATTGCAGGAGCGCATCGCGACGGCGCGCCAGCGGGGGTATGTCCACATCGCTCAGGCCATCGTGAAGGGCACAAGCGCGATCGGTATGCCGGTTTGCGATGTCGTGGGCCGGCCGATTGCGGCCATCAGCACCATCGCAATCCTGTCGCGACAGAACAAAAGCCGGGTGCCCGACCTGGTAAGTCTTCTGCAAAAGGCAGCTCAGACCATCTCCGAGCTGTCCCATCAGGAGGCGATCAAGGCCGGGTCTTCCGAGAAGCCTTCCCTTAAGGTTTGA
- a CDS encoding tripartite tricarboxylate transporter permease translates to MSVLSDLASGFEVALTWQALSICFGGVLLGTFVGALPGIGALAAISLCLPLTYYMEPVHGLILLAGIFYGAQYGSSTSSILLNIPGTPSAAATCLDGNPMARNGRAGQALFIVTLSSFFGGSVAILILVAFAPPLARFALSFGAPEYFAVMLLGLIAASTASPGSAVKGLTMVVLGLILGMVGTDVTSGTYRFTLGFIELTDGISLVAMAMGLFGIAEVLANLTRPEVKMPTGKIFGIRHLLPTRKEARQAVKPAVRGALIGSWVGALPGTGPAIAAFLAYAIEKRVSRTPERFGTGAVEGIAAPEAANNASVQAAFIPTLCIGIPGDAVMAFMLGAMILHGVVPGPQLIQEQPDMFWGLVASFWVGNVLLLVLTLPLIGLWVKVLAIPRQILYPTIIFLICVGVYSVNNNVFDVFVALAFGLVGYFMSVLRYPAAPVLLGYILGPLIEENFRRALFISNGDFTTFVSSPVSAGFLLLSVLALVVPPILNRRRKRQANDGQLNVNPSESA, encoded by the coding sequence ATGAGCGTATTGAGCGATCTTGCGTCCGGCTTCGAAGTCGCGCTGACCTGGCAGGCGCTCTCCATCTGTTTTGGCGGCGTTCTGCTCGGCACATTCGTCGGTGCGCTTCCCGGCATCGGCGCCCTGGCGGCGATTTCGCTCTGCCTTCCGCTTACCTATTACATGGAACCGGTTCACGGGCTGATCCTGCTCGCCGGTATTTTTTATGGCGCGCAATACGGCAGTTCGACATCGTCGATCCTTCTGAACATTCCCGGCACGCCGTCCGCGGCGGCGACCTGCCTCGATGGCAACCCGATGGCCCGGAACGGCCGGGCCGGCCAGGCGCTGTTTATCGTGACGCTGAGTTCCTTTTTCGGCGGGTCGGTCGCCATTCTGATCCTCGTTGCCTTCGCACCACCACTCGCACGGTTCGCCCTGAGCTTCGGCGCGCCCGAGTATTTTGCCGTCATGCTGCTCGGTCTGATCGCCGCTTCGACCGCGTCTCCCGGCTCCGCTGTCAAAGGACTGACGATGGTGGTGCTTGGACTGATCCTGGGCATGGTCGGAACGGATGTGACATCGGGCACCTATCGTTTTACGCTCGGTTTCATCGAACTGACGGACGGCATCAGTCTTGTCGCCATGGCGATGGGCCTGTTCGGTATCGCAGAGGTGCTGGCCAATCTGACCCGGCCCGAAGTCAAGATGCCGACAGGCAAGATCTTCGGGATACGGCACCTGCTTCCCACTCGAAAGGAAGCCAGGCAGGCCGTGAAACCGGCCGTGCGCGGCGCCTTGATCGGTTCCTGGGTCGGCGCCCTTCCCGGCACCGGCCCCGCCATCGCCGCCTTTCTGGCCTATGCGATCGAAAAGCGCGTATCGCGGACGCCGGAGCGCTTCGGCACGGGGGCTGTCGAGGGGATCGCCGCCCCGGAAGCTGCCAACAACGCATCCGTCCAGGCCGCCTTCATTCCGACCTTGTGCATCGGCATTCCGGGCGATGCGGTTATGGCGTTCATGCTGGGTGCGATGATCCTGCACGGTGTCGTTCCCGGCCCGCAGCTGATCCAGGAACAGCCGGACATGTTCTGGGGGCTGGTCGCGAGCTTCTGGGTCGGCAATGTGCTGCTGCTCGTCCTGACCCTGCCGCTGATCGGTCTCTGGGTGAAGGTTCTGGCCATACCGCGCCAGATCCTCTACCCGACGATCATTTTTCTCATCTGCGTCGGGGTCTACAGCGTCAACAACAATGTCTTCGACGTGTTTGTCGCCCTCGCCTTCGGCCTGGTCGGATACTTTATGTCGGTGCTGAGATATCCGGCGGCTCCGGTGTTGCTCGGCTACATACTCGGGCCGTTGATCGAGGAAAATTTCCGCCGGGCTCTTTTCATTTCCAACGGCGATTTCACCACTTTCGTCAGTTCGCCCGTATCCGCCGGCTTCCTGCTTCTGTCCGTTCTTGCCCTGGTCGTACCGCCGATTCTCAACCGCAGGCGCAAGCGGCAGGCAAACGACGGGCAATTGAACGTCAATCCGTCCGAATCCGCCTGA
- a CDS encoding tripartite tricarboxylate transporter TctB family protein, with translation MRNSLRFGRGADLVFSYALLILGAAVTVTGWQYGLGYLNDIGPGAFPVGLGVLLMILALLSLREASGSPQTQSIAPVLFIPLGVIAWALLIDTAGLLVATFALIALYIFGEPRLKPLGGAVLALSLTAAGYVVFVLGLKLSLHVFWG, from the coding sequence ATGAGAAATTCCCTTCGGTTTGGCCGGGGTGCCGACCTCGTATTTTCCTATGCCCTCCTCATCCTCGGCGCTGCCGTTACGGTGACAGGATGGCAATACGGGCTGGGATATCTCAATGACATCGGGCCCGGCGCTTTTCCCGTCGGGCTCGGTGTTCTTCTGATGATTTTGGCGCTTTTGTCCTTGCGGGAAGCCTCCGGCTCGCCGCAAACACAGAGTATCGCGCCCGTGCTGTTCATTCCGCTTGGCGTGATCGCCTGGGCTCTGCTGATCGACACGGCAGGCCTGCTCGTCGCCACCTTTGCGCTGATCGCACTCTATATCTTCGGCGAGCCCCGTTTGAAGCCGCTCGGCGGTGCCGTTCTCGCATTGTCGCTGACGGCGGCCGGGTATGTCGTCTTCGTGCTTGGCCTGAAGCTTTCACTGCATGTTTTCTGGGGCTGA
- a CDS encoding tripartite tricarboxylate transporter substrate binding protein, producing MRNLLKILAVAVASVVPMAAHAADFPTKPVTLVVPYPPGGNVDSAARIIAPKMEAVLGQPVVVQNRAGAGGMIAAEYVINSGADGYTLFMAANGPLLFAPMTMKRPNAYEWKKDFAPIGAVSITPMALSVRADLKINDLQTLIDKASSDGLLMASPGAGTTNHLAAELLMEKAGKQWRVVQYKGNAPAIASLLGGETAFSFDQISAILPHIKDGKVVPLVVTSDERVPALPDVPTFKEASELGFQAVTFTGLLAPAGTPEAAIETVSKALNAALTDEGVQKQFADLGSLTKVTTPAEFSDFLTEIDDTWRPVVQTVNANR from the coding sequence ATGCGTAATTTGCTCAAAATTCTGGCCGTGGCCGTCGCCAGCGTCGTGCCGATGGCCGCTCATGCTGCCGATTTCCCCACGAAACCGGTCACGCTCGTCGTTCCATATCCGCCAGGCGGCAATGTCGACAGCGCAGCACGTATTATCGCGCCGAAAATGGAAGCGGTGCTCGGTCAGCCGGTCGTTGTCCAGAACCGCGCCGGGGCAGGCGGCATGATTGCCGCGGAATACGTGATCAACTCCGGGGCGGACGGCTACACGCTGTTCATGGCCGCCAACGGGCCTCTGCTTTTCGCCCCCATGACGATGAAGCGCCCGAATGCCTATGAATGGAAAAAGGACTTTGCTCCGATCGGTGCGGTTTCCATTACGCCGATGGCCTTGAGTGTCCGCGCGGACCTCAAGATCAACGATCTGCAGACGCTTATCGACAAAGCCTCCTCCGACGGCCTGCTGATGGCGTCACCGGGCGCCGGGACGACCAATCACCTTGCCGCCGAATTGCTGATGGAGAAAGCCGGCAAGCAATGGCGTGTCGTTCAGTACAAGGGCAACGCGCCGGCTATCGCGTCTCTGCTCGGCGGGGAAACGGCCTTCAGCTTCGACCAGATTTCGGCGATCCTGCCGCATATCAAGGACGGCAAGGTCGTTCCGCTTGTCGTGACCTCCGATGAACGCGTGCCGGCCCTTCCGGATGTGCCGACCTTCAAGGAGGCCTCCGAACTCGGATTCCAGGCTGTGACATTCACCGGACTGCTTGCTCCGGCCGGAACACCCGAGGCTGCCATCGAGACCGTTTCGAAGGCTCTGAACGCGGCGCTGACCGATGAGGGCGTGCAAAAACAGTTTGCAGATCTGGGTTCGCTGACGAAAGTTACAACACCTGCGGAATTCAGCGACTTTCTGACTGAGATCGACGACACCTGGCGTCCGGTTGTCCAGACGGTCAATGCAAACCGCTAA
- a CDS encoding flavin reductase family protein, which produces MIVDPKTLGAEESYKLLTGIVVPRPIAWVTTLNRLGKVNLAPFSAFTFVSPKPPMIGISIGRKGDTYKDTANNILAREEFVVNIADQGLTELVHASSEEMPEDVSECEALGIETAPSEAIATPYVMAAPVAMECRFRQCIEFGDTRSRFIVGEILRFHVRDGLLKNGKITTLELNPICRLGGPNYATLGEVVTMRSVYQTPKTTKTEPHGE; this is translated from the coding sequence ATGATCGTCGATCCGAAGACACTTGGCGCTGAAGAAAGCTACAAGCTTCTTACAGGCATCGTGGTTCCCCGCCCCATTGCGTGGGTTACAACGCTGAACCGTTTGGGCAAGGTGAACCTCGCACCCTTCAGCGCCTTCACCTTCGTCTCGCCGAAACCGCCGATGATCGGGATCAGCATCGGACGGAAAGGCGACACTTACAAAGACACCGCGAACAACATCCTCGCCAGAGAGGAATTCGTCGTCAATATCGCCGATCAGGGCCTGACCGAGCTTGTTCATGCCAGCTCGGAAGAGATGCCGGAAGACGTCAGCGAATGCGAGGCGCTCGGTATAGAGACCGCGCCGAGTGAGGCGATCGCCACGCCTTATGTGATGGCCGCGCCGGTTGCGATGGAGTGCCGCTTTCGCCAGTGCATCGAGTTCGGCGATACGAGAAGCCGCTTCATCGTCGGCGAAATCCTGCGGTTCCACGTTCGTGACGGCCTTCTGAAGAACGGCAAGATCACCACTCTGGAACTCAATCCGATATGCCGTCTCGGCGGACCCAACTACGCCACGCTGGGCGAGGTCGTGACGATGCGGTCCGTCTACCAGACGCCGAAAACCACCAAAACCGAACCGCACGGGGAATAA
- a CDS encoding fumarylacetoacetate hydrolase family protein yields the protein MKLANFEFEGQTGFGIVEETTVVDMTDAVEGISSLQDLVERGSAAVLNSAGKGRRLSLDEVTLLPPIARPEKILCIGVNYGNRNAEYKDGSDLPKYPSLFMRSASSFVGHGAALERPRVSEQLDYEGEIAIVIGKTGRHISRERAADHIFGLTICNEGTVRDWLYHGKFNVTQGKNFDRSGSLGPWIVTRDECDPMGELAVETRVNGEVRQSDTTANLMFPFDYLISYLSTFTTLRPGDIISTGTPIGAGVRMDPPVWLKPGDVVEVEVSGIGTLSNTICDEEPSDA from the coding sequence GTGAAGCTAGCGAATTTCGAATTCGAAGGACAAACGGGTTTCGGGATCGTCGAAGAGACGACCGTCGTCGACATGACCGACGCCGTCGAGGGGATTTCGTCGCTCCAGGACCTTGTGGAGCGAGGCAGCGCGGCGGTTTTGAACTCCGCCGGCAAGGGCAGGCGCCTGTCGCTGGACGAGGTCACGCTGCTTCCGCCCATCGCCCGGCCCGAAAAGATACTGTGCATCGGCGTCAATTATGGCAACCGGAATGCCGAATACAAGGACGGGTCCGACCTGCCTAAATACCCGAGCCTCTTCATGCGCTCCGCCTCGAGCTTTGTCGGACATGGCGCGGCGCTGGAACGTCCGCGCGTGTCTGAACAGCTCGACTATGAGGGCGAAATCGCGATCGTTATCGGCAAGACCGGCAGACATATTTCCAGGGAACGCGCAGCGGACCACATTTTCGGTCTCACGATCTGCAATGAAGGCACCGTTCGCGACTGGCTGTATCACGGCAAGTTCAACGTCACGCAGGGCAAGAATTTCGACCGGTCCGGCTCGCTGGGGCCATGGATCGTCACCCGGGACGAATGCGATCCGATGGGCGAACTCGCTGTTGAGACGCGCGTCAACGGCGAGGTTCGTCAATCGGACACGACCGCCAACCTGATGTTCCCGTTCGATTACCTGATTTCCTATCTGAGCACGTTCACCACGCTGCGTCCCGGCGACATCATCTCGACCGGCACGCCCATCGGTGCCGGCGTCCGCATGGATCCGCCCGTCTGGCTGAAGCCTGGCGATGTGGTGGAGGTGGAAGTGTCCGGCATCGGCACGCTGTCCAACACCATTTGCGACGAGGAGCCGTCGGATGCTTGA
- the hpaH gene encoding 2-oxo-hept-4-ene-1,7-dioate hydratase translates to MLEADVIRSLAEELDEAERSATQVEQISRRHPDMDIADSYAIQRSWTDIKLAAGRRILGHKIGLTSRAMQQAVNIDEPDYGVLFDDMFLSETAPVDTSRLIEPRIEAEIAFVLSRDLSGPDCTIVDALEATSYVMPALELLDARMHRVDPETGRMRKVFDTIADNAANCAIITGGRPMRPLDLDLRRVSAIVHKNAIVEETGVAAGVLNHPANGVAWLANRLSQWGESLKAGEVILSGSFIRPIPAGKGDVFQADFGEMGTVGCRFD, encoded by the coding sequence ATGCTTGAAGCGGACGTTATCCGTTCGCTGGCGGAAGAACTGGACGAAGCGGAGCGGAGCGCGACCCAGGTCGAGCAGATATCCAGGCGCCATCCGGATATGGACATTGCCGACAGCTACGCCATTCAGCGCTCCTGGACGGATATCAAACTGGCCGCCGGCCGCCGCATCCTCGGTCATAAGATCGGACTGACGTCGCGCGCCATGCAGCAGGCGGTCAATATCGACGAGCCGGATTACGGCGTGCTCTTCGACGACATGTTTTTATCCGAAACGGCGCCGGTCGATACATCGCGCCTGATCGAGCCGAGGATCGAGGCCGAGATCGCCTTCGTTCTCTCGCGGGACCTGAGCGGGCCGGACTGCACCATCGTCGATGCGCTCGAAGCCACGTCCTACGTCATGCCGGCGCTGGAACTTCTGGACGCGCGCATGCACCGGGTCGATCCGGAAACGGGGCGCATGCGGAAGGTCTTCGATACGATCGCCGACAATGCCGCCAATTGCGCGATCATCACGGGCGGCAGGCCCATGCGGCCGCTCGATCTCGATCTGCGCCGTGTCTCCGCCATCGTTCACAAGAACGCCATCGTTGAAGAAACCGGTGTCGCCGCGGGTGTGCTCAACCACCCCGCCAACGGTGTTGCCTGGCTTGCGAACCGGCTCAGCCAGTGGGGTGAAAGCCTGAAGGCGGGTGAGGTCATTCTTTCCGGCTCCTTCATTCGCCCGATCCCGGCCGGCAAGGGCGATGTCTTCCAGGCGGATTTCGGCGAAATGGGCACCGTCGGGTGCCGTTTCGACTAG
- a CDS encoding RidA family protein, with protein MSRRKSIYIDGFAHKNPIPAAALVDGLLMSGIIYGLDLETGKPAEGMDAQCRLMFRHFKAILEASGATADDVVKLNVFLLDRSDRAALNAEWMSMYPDPDNRPVRQAMQADLDGGKLIQCDFVAKLSQ; from the coding sequence GTGTCCAGAAGAAAAAGCATCTATATCGACGGATTTGCGCACAAGAACCCCATCCCCGCCGCCGCCCTTGTCGACGGACTTCTGATGTCCGGGATCATCTACGGACTCGACCTGGAGACCGGCAAGCCCGCCGAGGGAATGGACGCGCAATGCCGGCTGATGTTCCGGCATTTCAAGGCCATTCTCGAGGCCTCCGGCGCCACCGCCGACGATGTCGTCAAGCTGAATGTCTTTCTGCTCGACCGGTCCGACCGCGCCGCCTTGAATGCCGAGTGGATGTCCATGTATCCCGACCCGGACAACCGTCCGGTGCGCCAGGCGATGCAGGCCGACCTCGACGGCGGCAAGCTGATCCAGTGCGATTTCGTCGCCAAGCTGTCCCAGTAA